A region from the Salicibibacter cibarius genome encodes:
- a CDS encoding YlbF family regulator — protein sequence MLALQTVVSTPIELLDASEELSGMIRSSDIYQSYFEARRDMLEDEEARRLIKDFNHHKVKFDEVQRFGKYHPDYSEVTKALRIAKREMDLHESVSAYKKAERDLEKLLTEISEVLATSVSPNIKVPSSNPYFDNSSCSGGCGSGGSCSC from the coding sequence GTGTTAGCGTTGCAAACTGTAGTGTCAACCCCAATCGAGCTTTTGGATGCATCCGAAGAATTATCAGGGATGATCCGCTCTTCTGATATATACCAATCTTATTTTGAAGCGCGCCGTGACATGCTGGAAGATGAAGAAGCGAGAAGGCTGATCAAAGACTTCAATCATCATAAAGTTAAATTTGACGAAGTACAGCGCTTTGGCAAATATCATCCGGATTATAGCGAGGTAACAAAGGCTTTGCGCATCGCAAAGCGAGAAATGGACCTCCATGAAAGCGTGAGTGCGTATAAAAAAGCTGAACGTGACTTGGAGAAGTTACTGACGGAAATCAGCGAGGTATTGGCTACATCCGTTTCCCCGAATATTAAAGTCCCTTCCAGCAATCCATATTTTGATAACTCTTCTTGCAGCGGTGGTTGCGGAAGTGGGGGAAGTTGCAGTTGCTGA
- a CDS encoding YlbE-like family protein, with protein MRADLMQYFSERPDLKRYLRAEPYWYRVLARRPERLEEMEKEARFFNGRTWPQRVSRMNQGLGMTIQLLNLLKR; from the coding sequence ATGCGCGCTGATTTAATGCAGTATTTTTCAGAAAGGCCGGATCTGAAGAGGTATTTGCGTGCAGAGCCTTATTGGTATCGGGTATTGGCCCGACGCCCTGAACGTTTGGAAGAAATGGAAAAAGAAGCGCGTTTTTTTAATGGCCGGACTTGGCCGCAGCGTGTGTCCCGAATGAACCAGGGCTTAGGGATGACGATTCAGTTGCTTAACCTGTTAAAACGATAA
- the cbpB gene encoding cyclic-di-AMP-binding protein CbpB yields the protein MLDKNAIQFYDKDEKVWELKKKRVTDQRCNQSSHFVEGSFYGGRETMTIDRLKQSQLMSKEISDLIISHEKVAHVQLQNPLDHALLILIKSGYTAIPVLDNDFRVRGQISKNEILDSILGLERLEIERLHDITVETVMKKKIPRLKTDTTFSKALTTSINHPFICIEDEEASFVGILTRSSILALVNRYFQQST from the coding sequence TTGCTTGACAAAAATGCCATTCAATTCTACGATAAAGATGAAAAAGTATGGGAATTAAAGAAAAAAAGAGTAACAGATCAACGCTGTAATCAATCTTCCCATTTTGTGGAAGGTTCATTTTATGGGGGCAGGGAGACGATGACGATCGATCGTTTAAAACAGAGCCAATTAATGAGCAAAGAAATCAGTGATTTGATTATTTCCCACGAAAAAGTTGCCCATGTGCAGCTTCAAAACCCGCTCGATCATGCCCTCTTAATTTTAATTAAATCCGGTTACACGGCCATTCCGGTCCTCGACAACGATTTCCGGGTGCGAGGGCAAATCAGCAAAAACGAAATTCTCGACTCTATCCTCGGCCTTGAACGTCTGGAAATCGAACGGCTTCACGACATTACCGTCGAAACGGTCATGAAGAAAAAAATCCCCCGCTTAAAAACGGACACGACATTTTCTAAAGCGTTGACAACTTCCATCAACCATCCTTTTATCTGTATCGAAGACGAAGAGGCATCTTTTGTCGGAATTTTGACAAGAAGTTCGATTCTCGCGTTGGTCAACCGTTATTTTCAACAATCAACATGA